The window AGCTTTTTTTTATTAATATTCCTTATTGGAAATTCCTGTCAATTTTATCTTGAGCTATATCATACCAGCTATTTAATAATTACATCCTTATCGGTTATATCAATAATTACATTCATTGAAAAAACTCCGTAAAATTTTAAATATCTTAATTTTTGATTTTCTAATAAAAAAACGTTATCTTTGTACAAAAGGTTGTACAAAATGAAAACTATAACAACATCAGATTTTAGAAAGAACCAAAAAAAATATTTTGAATTAGCAGAACGTGAACGATTAATAATTCATAGAAATAAAGGTAAATCTTTTATTTTGGTTCCTGTGGATGAAATAGAAGACTATCCCTATAATCCAAATTTCATAGCTAAGCTTTTGAAAGGAGAGAAAGATTTTAAAAGTGGAAATTATGATATAGTTAAAGTTGATGAATTATGGAAATAGCTTTAACTAAAGAAGCAAAAAAAGATTTAATATTTTGGGAAAAATCAGGTAATGTTAATATTCAAAAAAAGATAACTAAATTGTTTGAAGATATAATTAAAACCCCCTATACAGGAATAGGTAACCCCGAACAACTTAAATATGAATTATACGGATTTTGGAGCAGAAGAATAAACAAAGAACACAGGTTAATTTATAAAATTTCAAAAGATGAAAAATTTATTAAAGTTTATTCTTTAAAAGGACATTATCTGTAAACTATTTTATGTAGTTGTCCATTTATTTAATTTCAAATCCTGTTAATTATATTCAACTATAAAAATACTGCTTATATTAATCCAAAAGGAAGCACGTTGTGAATTGCTTTTTTTCCTTCGGTCAAGAGATAGCTTCGCTAAGTTCATTTTGTATCTTTGTATTGAGCTTTTGGTTATCAATGGAAATGAACGCTTTGGCGCACTAACTCCTAATAATTAAAAGCTCTTTTTTTTATTAAATACTTGTTCTACAATGTAGTTAGTCAGGGTTTCACTATGAGTGAAGCCCTGACTGATTTACAGTCATCTATGTTTTCACAAGCACCTGCTACAAGTTGTGAATTGCTTTCATTTTGTATCTTTGATGTATTGAACACAGTAATCTTTGAATTAACACAAGGTAGGAGTAGTTGTGAATTGCTTTCATTTTGTATCTTTGATATATTGAACACAGTCTGCAATGGATTATAGTGTTTCTGCATGGCGTTGTGAATTGCTTTCATTTTGTATCTTTGATATATTGAACACAGTTACACCTGAGTTTAATACATTGGAACACAACATATTAAGTGCTTTTTTTGAAATTAAAAAACTGTGTAGTATTCAGGGTTTGACTTAAAGTCAAACCCTGAATTTTTATTGAAAAAAATTAACCCGAAAAATTAGCTTCGCTAAAATTACTTCGTTTTTGTATGAATAAAACGGATTAAAACAAACTCAATTGTTGATGCATTTCCGGTTTTTTTTCAATTTCTTTGGAATAAAAAAGTTCTATCATACCAAATTGTTTGTCGGTTATTTGTAAAATACCTACATGTCCGTCAGGTGGTAAAAATGATTTTACTCGTTTTATATGAACCTTTGCATTTTCTCTACTCGGACAATGTCGCAAATAAATAGAAAATTGAAACATTGAAAAACCATCTTTAATTAAACGCTTTCTGAAAAGACCTGCTTGTTTGCGTTCCTTTTTAGTATTGGTTGGCAAATCGAAAAAAACCATAACCCACATAACTTTATATTGATTTAGTCTGGATAAGTTATTCATAATTTTTGAGCGAGGGTTTCGCTTTAAGCGAAGCCCTCGCTGTTTGTTACATCACAGGATAAAGAATTTTCTTACTACTACCTTCAAAACAATAAAATAAACTTGCACTTGTACGTTGCATTGCTATCATCAGCGGGCTTTTTTCATTATCGATTACAACATCAATAACCGGAATTATTAATAATTCTGCTTTTAATTCTGTTGTGAGTTCATAATTTTGCTCCAATTTATTTTCATCGTAATATTTTTGCACTATATTATATACAACTTCGTCAACAAAAGGTCTGTAAGGTTCCATTATATCATCTGCCAAAGCATAAGCATTATATTTATTATGATGATGTATGCCTAATGTAGGTAATAAACCCGATGCAACAAGTGAGCGTGCAGTTATTGCTCTTAATATTGCATAAGCATGGTTTAACAAATTATTTGGAGCGGTTTCGTAACGCCCTCTTGTAAAATCCGGTTCAAATTCATTAAAAATAGTTTTCCAATAAAACGCAGCAGCACGTGCTTCGTAATTA of the Bacteroidales bacterium genome contains:
- a CDS encoding type II toxin-antitoxin system Phd/YefM family antitoxin produces the protein MKTITTSDFRKNQKKYFELAERERLIIHRNKGKSFILVPVDEIEDYPYNPNFIAKLLKGEKDFKSGNYDIVKVDELWK
- a CDS encoding Txe/YoeB family addiction module toxin, coding for MEIALTKEAKKDLIFWEKSGNVNIQKKITKLFEDIIKTPYTGIGNPEQLKYELYGFWSRRINKEHRLIYKISKDEKFIKVYSLKGHYL
- the cas2 gene encoding CRISPR-associated endonuclease Cas2, whose protein sequence is MWVMVFFDLPTNTKKERKQAGLFRKRLIKDGFSMFQFSIYLRHCPSRENAKVHIKRVKSFLPPDGHVGILQITDKQFGMIELFYSKEIEKKPEMHQQLSLF